Proteins co-encoded in one Leucobacter exalbidus genomic window:
- a CDS encoding SDR family NAD(P)-dependent oxidoreductase, protein MTGRLSGKIALVTGAGSGIGKAIATKFVAEGAHVIVTDISGAEVDAAAELGAQHRRVDVSDERSVRELEEWIRAEHGGLDILANNAGIPGGQARIHEYPIAEWDKVFAVNSRGMFLVLAAGLRLMLESGGGSVVNTASLAGLRATPLTSGYVASKGAVVQLTKAAALEYAKDGIRVNAIAPGVVNTAILQAWDEDNLRRILDSVPMGRGGEPEELANVVAFLASDEASFVNGQVWAADGGRTAR, encoded by the coding sequence ATGACTGGTCGCTTATCTGGCAAAATCGCGCTGGTGACTGGTGCCGGCTCAGGCATTGGCAAAGCCATCGCCACGAAGTTCGTTGCGGAGGGTGCTCATGTGATTGTTACCGACATCAGTGGCGCCGAGGTTGACGCGGCGGCCGAGTTAGGCGCGCAGCATCGACGTGTAGACGTCTCTGATGAACGCAGCGTACGGGAGCTCGAAGAATGGATCCGTGCTGAGCACGGGGGCTTAGACATTCTCGCGAACAACGCGGGTATCCCTGGTGGGCAAGCTCGTATCCATGAGTATCCAATTGCTGAATGGGACAAAGTGTTCGCAGTTAACAGCCGAGGCATGTTCCTCGTACTCGCCGCTGGTCTTCGACTGATGCTCGAAAGCGGTGGGGGATCTGTTGTGAACACGGCTTCGCTTGCCGGACTGCGCGCTACGCCACTGACCTCGGGGTATGTCGCGTCGAAAGGCGCGGTCGTGCAACTTACCAAAGCGGCTGCACTTGAGTATGCCAAAGACGGGATCCGGGTGAATGCGATCGCGCCCGGAGTTGTCAATACCGCGATTCTTCAGGCCTGGGATGAAGACAATCTGCGCCGTATCTTGGACAGTGTGCCTATGGGGCGTGGCGGGGAACCGGAAGAACTCGCCAATGTTGTTGCATTCCTTGCGAGCGACGAGGCCTCGTTTGTTAACGGTCAGGTTTGGGCTGCAGACGGTGGGCGCACTGCGAGGTAG
- a CDS encoding CoA transferase subunit A, protein MAIAHTATSDAVTPESPKVMSLMGAVARFVHDGNTVALEGMSHLIPFAAAHEIIRQRKRNLTLCRMTPDIISDQLIAAGCVSKLVASFFASGSAGSLYEIRRRVEKQIPEPLEVEEYTHFGMVNRYHAGAARIPFMPLRSYTGSDLPKVNPNIQSVKDPYSDGSIYVVPALNPDVTIVQAQRADRRGNVQMWGILGAQQEACYAASNVIVLVEEIVDNEIIQADPNRTVLPAHAVSAVVHAPRGAHPSYAQGYYDRDCRFYRDWTAISKEPEKLQAWLKEWVYDLAGPEEYAHKLGSARWEELAVGENLSGTVNYGRRLENS, encoded by the coding sequence GTGGCAATCGCCCACACCGCGACCAGTGACGCTGTCACACCAGAATCCCCCAAAGTGATGTCGCTCATGGGGGCCGTTGCGCGCTTCGTGCACGACGGAAACACCGTTGCTCTCGAGGGGATGTCTCACCTCATCCCCTTCGCTGCGGCTCACGAGATTATTCGCCAGCGTAAACGTAATCTCACTTTATGCCGGATGACACCCGACATCATTAGCGATCAACTCATCGCTGCGGGTTGCGTCAGCAAACTCGTAGCATCGTTCTTCGCAAGCGGGTCGGCTGGCTCACTCTATGAGATTCGTCGTCGAGTTGAGAAACAGATCCCGGAACCGCTTGAAGTTGAGGAATACACGCACTTTGGCATGGTAAACCGTTACCACGCTGGCGCCGCGCGAATCCCATTCATGCCGCTACGTTCTTACACAGGCAGCGACCTTCCCAAGGTTAATCCAAATATCCAAAGCGTGAAGGACCCATACTCCGACGGCTCCATTTATGTTGTGCCTGCGTTAAACCCTGACGTCACGATCGTGCAAGCGCAGCGCGCCGATCGCAGGGGAAACGTTCAAATGTGGGGCATTCTCGGTGCACAGCAAGAGGCCTGCTACGCGGCTAGTAACGTAATCGTGCTGGTCGAGGAGATCGTTGACAACGAGATTATCCAAGCTGACCCCAACCGAACAGTTCTGCCCGCTCATGCCGTCAGTGCGGTCGTACACGCCCCCCGCGGCGCACACCCCTCATACGCACAGGGCTACTACGACCGTGATTGCCGCTTTTACCGGGATTGGACTGCCATCAGCAAAGAGCCAGAAAAGCTGCAGGCCTGGCTCAAAGAATGGGTCTACGACCTCGCTGGCCCCGAAGAATACGCACACAAGCTGGGTTCCGCGCGATGGGAGGAACTCGCCGTCGGCGAGAATCTCTCTGGCACAGTCAACTACGGCCGCCGATTGGAGAATTCGTGA
- a CDS encoding acyl-CoA dehydrogenase family protein: MSHLTEEEDFLVETVRAFVDRDVKPTVREVEHANEYPEKWIEQMKEIGIYGLAVPEEYGGMPVSTPCYVSVTEELSRGWMSLAGAMGGHTVVAKLLTLFGTEEQKQRYLPRMATGEVRATMALTEPGGGSDLQAMGTVAREEDDSLVINGSKTWISNARRSDLIALLCKTDPTASPRHKGISIVLVEHGPGLEVSRDLPKLGYKGVESCELNFTDYRIDKSAVLGGVSGEGFGQMMRGLETGRIQVASRALGVGAAALEDALKYAQERESFGKPIWKHQSIGNYLADMATKLTAARQLTRFAAEKYDSGERCDMEAGMAKLFASETAMEIALNAVRIHGGYGYSTEYDVERYFRDAPLMIVGEGTNEVQRNVIAAQLVSRGGL, translated from the coding sequence ATGTCGCACCTCACTGAAGAAGAAGACTTCCTCGTCGAAACCGTTCGAGCTTTCGTCGACCGCGATGTCAAGCCGACCGTGCGCGAGGTAGAACACGCGAACGAGTATCCCGAAAAGTGGATCGAGCAAATGAAGGAGATCGGTATCTACGGTCTCGCAGTGCCCGAGGAATATGGTGGGATGCCGGTGTCCACGCCCTGCTACGTAAGCGTCACCGAAGAACTCTCACGAGGTTGGATGTCTCTTGCAGGCGCCATGGGTGGACATACCGTCGTCGCGAAACTCCTCACACTCTTTGGCACAGAGGAACAGAAGCAACGCTACCTACCGCGCATGGCCACTGGCGAGGTGCGCGCCACTATGGCGCTGACCGAACCTGGCGGCGGATCAGACTTGCAGGCCATGGGCACAGTTGCCCGCGAAGAGGATGACAGTCTCGTCATCAATGGCTCGAAGACTTGGATATCAAACGCCCGCAGGTCGGATCTCATCGCGTTGCTCTGCAAGACCGACCCCACCGCAAGTCCCCGCCATAAGGGCATCTCAATTGTGCTCGTTGAGCACGGCCCCGGACTCGAGGTCTCGCGCGATCTACCCAAACTCGGTTACAAGGGTGTCGAGAGCTGCGAGCTAAACTTCACAGATTACCGCATCGATAAGTCAGCTGTTCTGGGTGGCGTATCTGGCGAAGGGTTCGGCCAGATGATGCGAGGTTTGGAAACCGGCCGTATCCAGGTGGCATCACGCGCCCTCGGCGTCGGAGCCGCCGCCCTCGAAGATGCGCTCAAGTACGCGCAGGAACGCGAGAGCTTCGGCAAGCCCATTTGGAAACACCAGTCCATCGGCAACTACCTTGCAGATATGGCTACGAAACTTACAGCTGCTCGCCAGCTCACACGCTTCGCGGCCGAAAAGTACGACAGCGGCGAACGCTGCGACATGGAAGCCGGTATGGCGAAGCTCTTCGCTTCGGAGACCGCCATGGAAATTGCGCTCAATGCGGTGCGAATTCACGGTGGCTACGGCTACTCCACCGAGTATGACGTTGAACGTTACTTCCGTGACGCACCGCTCATGATCGTCGGCGAAGGCACAAACGAGGTTCAGCGCAATGTCATCGCGGCTCAGCTCGTTTCCCGGGGTGGGTTGTAA
- a CDS encoding LysR family transcriptional regulator codes for MEISQVRAFLAVAEELHFGRAADDLRIAQPQLSRTIRQLEVQLGGRLFERSTRRVSLTALGQTVRGPMKAVMQAVDSAEAAARAAVEGKIGRVRIGFGGISSHEVMGQVARLVRSEQPGIQLEIDGNQFGVRALESVANGDLDLAIVRFDREVPGISMRVMGRERFVLAVPEGSPLALVERITFADLAGEWFVTLPSSQGSALANALLMHAHRAGFVPKIAQIAPDSRVAMVLVAAGVGVSLTVESVSERVRTPGVVFRELDQGLPTLEVRLAWRENASNPAAEAVLEMVERVMPDFNAVAAGGLR; via the coding sequence ATGGAGATTTCACAGGTGCGCGCCTTCCTGGCTGTCGCGGAAGAATTGCACTTTGGGCGTGCAGCTGACGACCTTCGGATCGCACAGCCACAACTCAGCCGAACCATCCGACAGCTCGAGGTTCAGTTGGGGGGCAGACTCTTTGAACGCAGCACTCGTCGTGTGAGCCTGACTGCGCTAGGTCAAACGGTGCGCGGCCCCATGAAAGCTGTAATGCAAGCTGTGGACTCAGCGGAAGCAGCCGCTCGAGCCGCAGTGGAAGGGAAGATTGGGCGTGTGCGAATCGGGTTCGGTGGCATATCGTCGCACGAAGTCATGGGGCAGGTCGCAAGACTCGTGCGTTCGGAACAGCCAGGTATTCAGCTCGAGATCGATGGAAACCAGTTTGGAGTACGTGCGCTAGAGAGCGTGGCTAATGGTGATCTGGACCTTGCGATCGTGCGTTTCGATCGGGAGGTGCCGGGCATTTCTATGCGCGTCATGGGGCGTGAGCGGTTTGTGCTGGCGGTGCCTGAGGGAAGCCCGCTGGCGCTTGTGGAACGCATTACCTTCGCGGATCTTGCGGGGGAGTGGTTCGTTACTCTTCCTAGTTCGCAGGGATCGGCACTGGCAAACGCGCTTCTCATGCATGCTCACCGAGCTGGCTTCGTGCCGAAGATTGCGCAAATTGCACCAGATTCACGGGTGGCAATGGTGCTCGTGGCTGCTGGCGTGGGGGTGAGTCTCACCGTGGAGTCGGTGAGCGAGCGAGTGCGAACACCAGGGGTGGTGTTCCGGGAGCTTGACCAGGGGCTGCCAACGCTTGAGGTTAGGTTGGCCTGGCGGGAGAATGCTTCGAATCCTGCGGCAGAGGCGGTGCTCGAAATGGTCGAGCGTGTAATGCCTGACTTCAATGCCGTTGCGGCAGGAGGCCTTCGATGA
- a CDS encoding acyl-CoA dehydrogenase family protein: MDAEDFQDVLTTVREFVRTRVIPLEEQIEDEDRIPDELIDASRDLGLFGWALPEEHGGLGLNAVEDVRLAMELGYTTPSFRSLFGTNNGIAGQVLVNYGTPEQQQAWLPRLASGEVIASFALTEAEAGSDPSGLRTTAVREGDTYRINGAKRFITNAQLAQVLIVFARTDPAATGTKGISAFLVDTSAPGVTIGPHDKKMGQEGAWTSEIFFDDVTVGTDRLVGGAEEVGFHAAMASLAKGRLHISAICVGQAQRILDESVSYAAEAKQGGKPIGTFQLIQGMLGESYAELRAAKALVLDAARDYQDGTDRKLGPSASKLFASEMLGRVADRGVQIHGGLGYMRSVPVERFYRAARLFRIYEGTSEVQKLVLARQLLKSAGM; this comes from the coding sequence ATGGATGCAGAAGATTTTCAGGACGTGCTCACCACGGTGCGTGAGTTCGTTCGGACCCGAGTTATCCCACTCGAAGAGCAGATCGAGGACGAAGATCGCATTCCCGACGAGCTCATCGACGCATCGAGAGATCTCGGTCTTTTCGGCTGGGCACTTCCCGAGGAGCATGGTGGGCTTGGGCTAAACGCAGTCGAAGATGTGCGCCTCGCGATGGAACTTGGGTACACCACGCCTTCTTTCCGTTCACTGTTTGGCACCAATAACGGCATTGCTGGGCAGGTGCTCGTCAATTACGGCACCCCCGAACAACAACAGGCCTGGCTTCCGCGACTCGCTTCTGGTGAAGTGATTGCGTCCTTCGCGCTCACAGAAGCAGAGGCCGGCTCTGACCCAAGTGGGCTGCGCACGACCGCAGTTCGGGAGGGCGACACATACCGAATTAATGGGGCCAAGCGTTTTATCACCAACGCCCAGCTGGCCCAGGTACTCATAGTCTTCGCGCGTACCGATCCCGCGGCAACCGGCACCAAGGGAATCTCGGCCTTTCTCGTGGACACCAGCGCTCCAGGTGTCACCATCGGACCACATGACAAGAAGATGGGCCAGGAAGGCGCATGGACTAGCGAGATATTCTTTGACGATGTGACCGTCGGCACAGACCGACTGGTGGGTGGCGCCGAAGAGGTTGGTTTCCACGCGGCCATGGCCTCCCTTGCTAAGGGGCGCTTACACATTTCAGCTATCTGCGTTGGGCAAGCACAGCGCATCCTTGACGAGTCAGTGTCTTACGCCGCCGAGGCAAAGCAGGGCGGTAAACCCATCGGCACCTTCCAACTGATACAGGGAATGCTTGGCGAGTCGTACGCCGAGCTCCGTGCCGCGAAAGCGCTAGTACTAGATGCAGCACGAGATTACCAGGACGGGACCGACCGAAAGTTAGGCCCATCGGCCTCCAAGCTTTTTGCAAGCGAGATGCTCGGACGTGTCGCCGACAGAGGCGTGCAGATTCATGGAGGACTCGGATATATGCGCTCCGTGCCCGTTGAGCGGTTCTATCGCGCTGCCCGCTTGTTTCGCATCTATGAGGGAACGAGCGAAGTGCAAAAGCTCGTTTTGGCGCGACAGCTATTGAAATCTGCGGGGATGTAA
- a CDS encoding SDR family NAD(P)-dependent oxidoreductase — MGRVEGKIALVTGGSQGLGEAIARALIEDGARVVVTGRNPENVDAAVVRLGENARGAILEVSDVAQWDDAVNYTLEQFGKIDILVNNAGIANFGHLADYTHEQWHAAIDTNLHGPFNGIKAVIPHMSEAGGGVILNVASIASQRAAQNLAGYVSSKFGLRGLTKQAAIDLAELNIRVNSINPGAFVTPLTEGLDQTQKHVPQKRMGQPWEMANLVLFLASDESPFITGSEFTIDGGETAGRVKH; from the coding sequence ATGGGGCGTGTAGAAGGAAAGATTGCTTTGGTTACTGGCGGGAGCCAAGGGCTCGGCGAAGCGATTGCGCGGGCGCTGATCGAGGATGGCGCGCGAGTAGTGGTTACAGGGCGTAACCCAGAAAACGTCGATGCGGCCGTCGTGCGCCTAGGGGAGAACGCCCGCGGTGCAATTCTCGAAGTGAGTGACGTTGCCCAATGGGACGACGCTGTGAACTACACTCTGGAGCAGTTTGGCAAGATCGATATTCTAGTTAATAATGCGGGCATTGCAAACTTTGGACATCTTGCCGATTACACGCATGAGCAATGGCATGCGGCTATCGATACGAATCTGCATGGGCCGTTCAATGGGATTAAAGCTGTCATCCCGCATATGAGTGAAGCGGGTGGAGGCGTGATTCTCAACGTTGCGTCCATTGCGAGTCAACGGGCCGCTCAAAACCTCGCGGGATATGTGTCTTCCAAATTTGGGCTGAGGGGACTCACCAAACAGGCTGCGATTGATCTTGCGGAGCTTAATATTCGGGTGAACTCGATCAATCCCGGAGCTTTTGTGACGCCACTTACCGAAGGCTTAGACCAGACGCAGAAACATGTACCGCAAAAGCGCATGGGCCAGCCCTGGGAAATGGCAAATCTTGTGTTGTTCCTGGCGAGCGACGAGTCCCCATTCATTACCGGATCTGAGTTCACTATTGACGGCGGAGAAACCGCTGGTCGTGTGAAGCACTAA
- a CDS encoding SDR family NAD(P)-dependent oxidoreductase → MSTIAQRFIKDVALVTGAGSGIGEAAARRFAAEGAAVAVIDINATAATQVAQSIVDAGGRASAYSADVRSAQSLDEAVATITKEYGEITVVFTAAGVAGSKIPSHELPDDAWFGVLDINLTGTFFTIRAALPSMLRGGGGSIVTCGSTSSFVATLGGGMAPYRASKGGVKMLTQTLAMEYASKGIRVNCVCPGAVVTGLKQNTATLVPAGVTDSALQVAGGNKLTVPMGRYGEVNEIASVAAFLASSDASYITGQSLLVDGGVTAE, encoded by the coding sequence ATGTCTACAATCGCGCAACGATTCATTAAAGATGTCGCCCTCGTCACTGGCGCTGGATCAGGGATAGGCGAGGCCGCAGCGCGACGCTTCGCAGCCGAGGGCGCAGCGGTGGCCGTCATCGATATCAACGCCACGGCTGCTACCCAAGTTGCCCAGTCCATCGTCGATGCAGGCGGTCGGGCCAGCGCTTATTCTGCCGACGTCCGCTCCGCGCAATCACTGGACGAGGCTGTCGCCACTATCACTAAGGAGTACGGAGAAATCACGGTCGTTTTTACGGCAGCTGGAGTAGCAGGATCCAAGATCCCCAGCCACGAACTTCCAGATGATGCCTGGTTTGGGGTACTCGATATCAATCTCACCGGCACTTTCTTCACCATACGAGCCGCTCTTCCTTCGATGCTTCGCGGTGGTGGAGGGTCTATTGTGACCTGCGGTTCGACTTCTTCCTTCGTCGCCACGCTCGGTGGAGGCATGGCACCATATCGAGCGTCAAAGGGCGGCGTAAAGATGCTCACTCAAACGCTCGCCATGGAATACGCGTCGAAGGGCATCCGTGTCAACTGCGTCTGCCCTGGCGCCGTAGTTACCGGGCTCAAGCAGAACACAGCAACGCTCGTGCCCGCTGGCGTTACTGATTCCGCGCTTCAAGTAGCCGGCGGAAACAAGCTTACGGTACCCATGGGACGCTACGGTGAAGTCAATGAAATCGCCTCCGTCGCCGCGTTCCTCGCATCGAGCGATGCCTCATATATCACCGGCCAATCATTGTTGGTAGATGGCGGAGTCACCGCTGAATAG
- a CDS encoding DUF6282 family protein, with protein sequence MTERNAGLTPITIDGAIDLHCHFGPEQLVTNIVKATHAVDPVEAALEAAAAGMRGIVLKAHEFPSTMSAYFAQKAVPDVQVFSSICMDHPVGGLNPQAAENALINGAKVVWLPTLSAHQDPPVLLERAFGVTQGLRVLDHEGEIIEEVRQIMDLVREHDAVLATGHISREEHFAIARAFSEKDRLIVTHAMQETAGPSLTAQECVELSELGAIIEFAAHSCHGKPAIFDQVVRAVTRIGAERVALSTDYGWTVHAPHPAAGFQSFINQFWAQGMSDEDLRTMTVDVPERLLGLS encoded by the coding sequence ATGACTGAGCGAAATGCGGGCCTGACTCCCATCACCATTGACGGCGCTATCGACCTTCACTGCCACTTTGGCCCAGAACAACTTGTCACAAACATCGTCAAGGCCACACACGCTGTCGACCCCGTTGAAGCAGCGCTGGAAGCCGCGGCTGCTGGTATGCGCGGCATAGTACTCAAAGCACACGAATTCCCGTCCACGATGTCTGCATACTTCGCGCAGAAGGCTGTTCCTGATGTTCAGGTATTCAGCAGTATTTGTATGGATCATCCCGTTGGAGGCCTTAACCCCCAGGCCGCAGAAAACGCACTTATCAACGGCGCTAAGGTCGTCTGGCTGCCAACACTCTCAGCCCACCAAGATCCCCCGGTACTACTCGAGCGCGCGTTCGGTGTCACCCAGGGGCTTCGCGTGCTCGACCATGAGGGGGAGATCATTGAAGAAGTGCGTCAAATCATGGACCTCGTACGTGAGCATGATGCAGTCCTCGCGACTGGACATATTTCACGCGAAGAACACTTCGCGATCGCGCGGGCTTTCTCCGAAAAGGATCGCCTCATCGTAACCCATGCCATGCAAGAAACGGCCGGCCCCAGCCTCACCGCCCAGGAGTGCGTGGAGCTATCCGAGTTGGGGGCAATTATCGAGTTCGCTGCGCATTCATGCCATGGCAAACCAGCGATCTTTGATCAGGTAGTGCGGGCAGTGACCCGCATAGGTGCAGAACGTGTCGCACTGTCCACTGACTACGGGTGGACTGTGCACGCCCCCCACCCCGCAGCCGGATTCCAGAGCTTCATTAACCAATTCTGGGCACAGGGTATGTCCGATGAGGACTTACGCACAATGACCGTTGACGTGCCAGAACGCCTCCTCGGGCTCAGCTGA
- a CDS encoding MaoC family dehydratase, whose product MTQQRIIDGTTGFTALIGKTVGTSDWLLVDQRMIDRFGANTGDEQWIHVDPERASTGPFGGTIAHGFLLLSLIPALANQTFEAIGFSARVNYGLEKVRFPQPLLAGSSIRDTVTVVSVEATPTGSRITFGHVVESDSGGKPVCVAQTVILFTSASTPQS is encoded by the coding sequence GTGACACAGCAACGCATTATCGACGGGACTACAGGCTTTACCGCACTCATCGGCAAAACCGTAGGCACCAGCGATTGGCTTCTCGTCGACCAGCGCATGATCGACAGGTTCGGCGCCAATACAGGTGATGAGCAGTGGATTCATGTCGACCCTGAGCGTGCCTCAACGGGCCCATTTGGGGGCACCATCGCACATGGATTTTTGTTGCTCTCGCTTATCCCAGCGCTCGCAAACCAAACGTTCGAAGCTATCGGGTTCAGCGCCAGAGTGAATTACGGCCTGGAGAAAGTTCGGTTTCCACAACCGCTGCTGGCTGGTTCAAGCATTCGTGACACAGTGACCGTAGTGTCTGTCGAAGCTACGCCAACAGGCAGCCGGATCACCTTCGGCCATGTGGTCGAGTCAGACTCTGGTGGCAAGCCAGTCTGCGTCGCGCAGACAGTGATTTTATTTACCTCAGCGTCGACGCCACAGTCATAA
- a CDS encoding CoA-transferase subunit beta — protein MTEQNLIEPTATIDLEADPISTSEIIVTVAAHELGNKHRVFAGVGLPTLAVDLARRISNPDIDLVYESGVCGAHPTAMAEGIADSVVVSYSEAVLSMAGLFGYVLQGGYIDVGFLGAAQVDRFGSLNTTVIGDWEKPQVRLPGAGGALEIMQNAKEVFIIMRRHDRESLPEELDFCTSPSPVRAALDHKGMPPSGHGVSKVITPLAVLTRDDPLGELVLTSVHPGVTVEQVLENTGWPLKIADHVTRTELPTNHEVHLLRNEIDKVRLYLR, from the coding sequence ATGACTGAGCAGAATTTGATTGAGCCTACCGCCACCATTGATCTCGAAGCAGATCCGATTTCAACCTCTGAAATCATCGTGACTGTGGCTGCTCACGAGCTTGGAAACAAACATCGTGTATTTGCAGGAGTCGGGCTTCCCACGCTGGCCGTCGACCTCGCCCGCCGCATCTCAAATCCAGATATTGATCTGGTGTACGAATCTGGCGTGTGCGGCGCTCACCCTACAGCGATGGCCGAGGGCATAGCAGATTCAGTGGTGGTCTCGTATTCAGAAGCGGTGCTAAGCATGGCCGGGCTCTTTGGGTATGTGTTACAGGGCGGCTACATCGATGTTGGTTTCCTCGGGGCCGCCCAGGTTGATCGTTTTGGTAGCCTCAACACCACGGTCATTGGCGACTGGGAGAAGCCCCAGGTCCGCCTCCCCGGTGCTGGCGGCGCACTAGAGATTATGCAGAACGCGAAAGAAGTGTTCATCATCATGCGCAGACATGACCGTGAGTCACTTCCTGAAGAACTCGACTTCTGCACTTCCCCAAGCCCGGTGCGCGCGGCCCTAGACCACAAAGGGATGCCGCCTTCTGGACACGGCGTGAGCAAAGTAATCACTCCGCTGGCTGTCCTTACCCGAGATGACCCGCTGGGAGAGCTTGTACTCACTTCCGTGCATCCCGGAGTCACCGTCGAGCAAGTGTTGGAAAACACAGGCTGGCCGTTAAAGATCGCCGACCATGTCACCCGCACTGAGCTCCCCACCAATCACGAAGTGCATCTTTTGCGCAATGAAATTGACAAGGTACGCCTCTATCTTCGATAA
- a CDS encoding alcohol dehydrogenase catalytic domain-containing protein yields MHAWQFEQVGTPLVLRDIEVPKPASDEVLIEIKAAGLCHTDAGILYEPHWSSRIGPFPLTLGHELAGIIVEVGSDVHDYAVGDRVGVFPGGRTRPGLGRDGGFQTYCTALPEDLVLVPDDVSYAFAAMGTDAGRAAYRGLSIAGGPLPGQRIGIIGYGGLGQIAAQIAVIEGAEVYVAEPKESLWEEIRASGVSGVAADIRDFADVGLELIADYAGFGTTTAGAIEVIADNGSIVQVGMGRETAEISTAKLVFKSARLIGSKGGTVDDIAYVYHLMAERGLNPTVVPITFDDIPSALDELYSGKAKGRLVALYK; encoded by the coding sequence ATGCATGCTTGGCAATTTGAACAAGTTGGAACGCCTCTTGTCTTGCGGGATATTGAGGTACCTAAGCCGGCTTCGGATGAGGTGTTGATCGAGATCAAAGCAGCGGGGCTTTGTCACACGGACGCTGGCATCTTGTATGAGCCGCACTGGTCATCCCGCATTGGCCCATTCCCTCTGACACTTGGGCACGAACTCGCCGGCATCATTGTCGAAGTGGGTTCGGACGTGCACGATTATGCAGTGGGTGACCGCGTCGGAGTGTTTCCCGGTGGCCGTACACGCCCCGGTCTGGGGCGTGACGGAGGTTTCCAGACCTACTGCACCGCGCTTCCTGAGGACCTGGTGTTGGTGCCAGACGATGTGTCATATGCTTTCGCCGCTATGGGTACGGACGCGGGCCGCGCGGCTTATCGAGGTCTTTCCATTGCGGGCGGACCTCTGCCTGGTCAGCGTATTGGCATTATCGGATACGGCGGGCTCGGCCAGATCGCCGCACAGATCGCGGTCATCGAAGGCGCTGAGGTTTACGTCGCTGAGCCCAAGGAATCCCTCTGGGAGGAGATTCGCGCAAGCGGTGTTTCGGGCGTCGCCGCGGACATTCGTGATTTTGCGGATGTCGGGCTCGAGCTGATCGCCGATTATGCCGGCTTCGGCACAACTACTGCCGGAGCAATTGAAGTGATCGCGGATAATGGTTCGATCGTTCAAGTGGGGATGGGGCGCGAGACCGCTGAGATTTCGACTGCGAAGCTCGTTTTCAAATCTGCACGGCTTATTGGCTCGAAGGGCGGTACCGTCGACGATATTGCGTATGTTTACCACCTGATGGCCGAGCGCGGTTTGAACCCCACGGTTGTTCCGATCACGTTTGATGATATTCCCTCGGCCCTTGACGAGCTCTACAGCGGTAAAGCTAAAGGACGGTTGGTAGCGTTGTACAAATAG